A stretch of Amycolatopsis balhimycina FH 1894 DNA encodes these proteins:
- a CDS encoding acyl-CoA dehydrogenase family protein, whose product MRRTIFSEEHELFRRSARTYFEKECVPFVDEWEADGKVSREAWLKAGEQGLLGWEVPEEYGGSGVGDFRFNAILTEEYWASGAVGIGLGLQNDIMAPYLINLTTPEQRRRWLPGFCSGEIITAIAMSEPGAGSDVRGLRTTARRDGDHYVINGTKTFISNGLLADLVMVACKTDPAAGHRGISLIAVESGTPGFSRGRKLDKIGQRSADTAELIFTDVRVPVENLVGEENRGFYHLMQNLPKERLGIAVHAVASARRAYEITLAYAGDREAFGQPIGKFQVNRHALAEMRTKIDVMGTYLDQCILAANAGELTAEEAAGAKWWTTETQWEILDRCLQLHGGYGYVNEYEIARLWRDARVQRLYGGTTEIMKDLIGRSLGM is encoded by the coding sequence ATGCGCCGGACCATATTCAGCGAGGAACACGAGCTGTTCCGCCGCTCCGCCAGGACGTACTTCGAGAAGGAGTGCGTGCCGTTCGTCGACGAGTGGGAGGCCGACGGCAAGGTCAGCCGCGAGGCCTGGCTGAAGGCCGGCGAGCAGGGCCTGCTCGGCTGGGAGGTGCCCGAGGAGTACGGCGGCTCCGGGGTCGGCGACTTCCGGTTCAACGCGATCCTCACCGAGGAGTACTGGGCGAGCGGCGCGGTGGGCATCGGGCTCGGCCTGCAGAACGACATCATGGCGCCCTACCTGATCAACTTGACGACGCCGGAGCAGCGGCGGCGGTGGCTGCCGGGGTTCTGCTCGGGGGAGATCATCACCGCCATCGCGATGTCGGAGCCGGGCGCCGGGTCCGACGTGCGCGGCCTGCGCACGACCGCCCGCCGCGACGGCGACCACTACGTGATCAACGGGACGAAGACGTTCATCTCGAACGGGCTCCTCGCCGACCTCGTCATGGTCGCGTGCAAGACCGACCCCGCGGCCGGGCACCGCGGCATCAGCCTGATCGCGGTGGAGTCCGGGACCCCCGGTTTCTCCCGTGGCCGCAAGCTGGACAAGATCGGGCAGCGCTCGGCCGACACCGCCGAGCTGATCTTCACCGACGTCCGGGTGCCGGTCGAAAACCTCGTCGGCGAGGAGAACCGCGGGTTCTACCACCTGATGCAGAACCTGCCGAAGGAGCGGCTCGGCATCGCCGTGCACGCCGTCGCGAGCGCGCGGCGGGCCTACGAGATCACCCTCGCGTACGCCGGCGACCGGGAGGCGTTCGGCCAGCCGATCGGGAAGTTCCAGGTCAACCGGCACGCGCTCGCCGAGATGCGGACCAAGATCGACGTCATGGGCACCTACCTCGACCAGTGCATCCTGGCGGCGAACGCGGGTGAGCTGACCGCGGAGGAGGCCGCCGGCGCGAAGTGGTGGACCACCGAGACACAGTGGGAGATCCTCGACCGCTGCCTCCAGCTGCACGGCGGATACGGCTACGTCAACGAGTACGAGATCGCCCGGTTGTGGCGGGACGCCCGGGTGCAACGGCTGTACGGCGGGACCACGGAGATCATGAAGGACCTGATCGGCCGGTCACTGGGCATGTAA
- a CDS encoding TetR/AcrR family transcriptional regulator, with amino-acid sequence MDQSSERDRIIDAAYRALAATGGTSLSVNEVLRSAGLSTRAFYRLFDSKDELLLALFRQDSDRVAARLRRAAAAEPPAAALLSFVQAMLRITADPRRRQRVLVMSSEEIARAKGYLTERQRYHALVQGELVHILERGRADGTFPLAQPTSDAGWIRAAIQHAFDEQIAGTAPATPNETAELLTGFALRALGAQAPAIS; translated from the coding sequence GTGGATCAGTCGTCGGAACGCGATCGGATCATCGACGCCGCGTACCGCGCCCTGGCGGCCACGGGCGGCACCAGCCTGTCGGTGAACGAGGTGCTGCGGTCCGCCGGGCTGTCCACCCGCGCGTTCTACCGCCTCTTCGACTCGAAGGACGAACTGCTGCTCGCCCTGTTCCGGCAGGACTCCGACCGGGTGGCCGCCCGCCTGCGCCGCGCCGCGGCCGCCGAGCCTCCCGCCGCCGCCCTCCTGTCCTTCGTGCAGGCCATGCTGCGGATCACCGCCGATCCGCGCCGGCGCCAGCGCGTCCTGGTCATGTCCTCCGAGGAGATCGCGCGCGCGAAGGGGTACCTCACCGAGCGTCAGCGCTACCACGCGCTCGTGCAGGGCGAACTGGTCCACATCCTCGAACGCGGCCGAGCCGACGGCACGTTTCCGCTGGCCCAGCCGACCTCGGACGCCGGCTGGATCCGCGCCGCGATCCAGCATGCCTTCGACGAGCAGATCGCCGGGACCGCCCCGGCCACCCCGAACGAGACGGCCGAGTTGCTGACCGGCTTCGCGCTGCGCGCCCTCGGCGCGCAGGCACCCGCCATCTCCTGA
- a CDS encoding amidohydrolase family protein, producing MEKIWANSGDSHFLEPEELWRENLPARLAELVPRAEKDPDGEWETVHIDGMSFRRKLPTGRNKEFLEATHRAPGARDLAKRMVDLDNEGVWAELVFPSLGMWSSSFRTPEVLREALRVSNDWAWDAIEDFSPRLVTTAQVSTLDIGDAVAELERVAEMGYRAVYLPVAPHPLQKDYNQDAWEPFWTAAERANMVLAFHIGTDPIDLSKGGASGVVYRGPGGAVLNYTETTFGGQRAVMKLVASGALDRHPDLRVLVSEGGATWVPFVADRMEEGYRQHAMAVRPKLKRSPKEIIYSQVYASFQHDESAIAACTAMGYRNVMWGSDYPHMEGTYGHTQDTLHHLFDGVDPKVRHRITVGAFTELFPDVPPLPAAA from the coding sequence ATGGAGAAGATCTGGGCGAACTCCGGTGACTCGCACTTCCTCGAGCCCGAAGAACTCTGGCGAGAGAATCTGCCGGCGCGGCTGGCCGAGCTCGTCCCGCGCGCCGAGAAGGACCCGGACGGCGAGTGGGAGACCGTGCACATCGACGGCATGTCCTTCCGCCGCAAGCTGCCGACCGGCCGCAACAAGGAGTTCCTCGAGGCGACGCACCGGGCGCCGGGCGCCCGTGACCTCGCCAAGCGCATGGTCGACCTGGACAACGAGGGCGTCTGGGCGGAACTGGTCTTCCCGTCGCTGGGCATGTGGAGCTCGTCGTTCCGCACGCCCGAGGTCCTGCGGGAGGCGCTCCGGGTCAGCAACGACTGGGCCTGGGACGCGATCGAGGACTTCTCGCCGCGGCTGGTCACCACCGCTCAGGTGTCCACCCTGGACATCGGCGACGCGGTGGCGGAGCTGGAGCGCGTCGCCGAAATGGGCTACCGCGCGGTCTACCTCCCGGTCGCGCCGCACCCGCTGCAGAAGGACTACAACCAGGACGCGTGGGAGCCGTTCTGGACGGCTGCCGAGCGGGCGAACATGGTGCTCGCGTTCCACATCGGCACCGACCCCATCGACCTGTCCAAGGGCGGCGCGTCCGGAGTGGTCTACCGGGGCCCGGGCGGCGCGGTGCTGAACTACACCGAGACGACCTTCGGCGGTCAGCGCGCCGTGATGAAGCTGGTCGCCTCCGGCGCGCTCGATCGCCACCCGGACCTGCGGGTCCTGGTGTCCGAGGGCGGCGCCACCTGGGTGCCGTTCGTCGCCGACCGGATGGAGGAGGGGTACCGCCAGCACGCGATGGCGGTGCGGCCCAAGCTCAAGCGGTCGCCGAAGGAGATCATCTACTCGCAGGTGTACGCCTCGTTCCAGCACGACGAGTCCGCCATCGCCGCGTGCACCGCGATGGGGTACCGGAACGTCATGTGGGGCAGCGACTACCCGCACATGGAAGGCACCTACGGGCACACGCAGGACACGCTGCACCACCTGTTCGACGGCGTGGACCCGAAGGTCCGGCACCGCATCACCGTCGGCGCCTTCACCGAGCTGTTCCCCGACGTGCCGCCGCTGCCGGCCGCGGCCTGA
- a CDS encoding acyl-CoA thioesterase: MTGAPTRPVHDPARAALLELVGEILDLEHLEVDLFRGRSPRKATQRVFGGQVAGQALVAAGRTVARDRPVHSLHGYFVRPGRPATPIVYRVHRIRDGRSFTTRRVDALQHGETIFTMSASFHGDEPGLAHQETMPAAPPPESLPTPREAFLLAGRDTPRNILPFDLRRVGEDGWRAGTDPARTTQVWLRAADDLGDDPLLHACLLTYASDLTLLSGVTYAHRLEAFGADDGRVAMASLDHAIWFHRPFRVDDWLLFDQDSPTAGGGRGLARGHFFDRDGRHVASAVQEGLVRVRPQ, from the coding sequence GTGACGGGCGCGCCCACCCGGCCCGTGCACGATCCCGCGCGGGCCGCACTGCTGGAGCTGGTCGGCGAAATCCTGGACCTGGAGCACCTCGAGGTGGACCTCTTCCGCGGGCGGAGCCCACGGAAGGCCACCCAGCGGGTGTTCGGCGGCCAGGTCGCCGGGCAGGCGCTGGTGGCCGCGGGCCGAACGGTCGCACGGGACCGGCCGGTGCACAGCCTGCACGGCTATTTCGTGCGGCCCGGCCGGCCCGCGACCCCCATCGTCTACCGCGTCCACCGCATCCGGGACGGCCGGTCGTTCACCACCCGCCGGGTGGACGCGCTGCAGCACGGCGAAACGATCTTCACGATGTCGGCGAGTTTCCACGGCGACGAACCGGGCCTCGCCCACCAGGAGACGATGCCGGCCGCCCCGCCGCCGGAATCACTACCCACCCCACGCGAAGCGTTCCTGCTGGCCGGCCGGGACACCCCGCGCAACATCCTCCCGTTCGACCTGCGCCGGGTCGGCGAGGACGGCTGGCGGGCCGGGACGGATCCGGCACGCACCACCCAGGTCTGGCTGCGGGCGGCCGACGACCTCGGCGACGACCCGCTGCTGCACGCCTGCCTGCTGACCTACGCCAGCGACCTGACCCTGCTCAGCGGCGTCACCTACGCCCACCGGCTGGAGGCGTTCGGCGCGGACGACGGCCGAGTCGCCATGGCCAGCCTGGATCACGCGATCTGGTTCCACCGCCCGTTCCGGGTGGACGACTGGCTGCTGTTCGACCAGGACTCCCCGACCGCCGGCGGCGGCCGCGGGCTGGCGCGCGGGCACTTCTTCGACCGCGACGGACGGCACGTGGCCAGCGCGGTCCAGGAAGGACTCGTGCGCGTCCGTCCTCAGTAG
- a CDS encoding MmgE/PrpD family protein, producing the protein MHDGSGATAQLAEWVHGMQRATLDAAVAHQARRLVLDCLAATIAGSATPVAAAVRDLVAEMYPGEHARVVGGGRASAAGAALANGTAAHALDIDDGYTPGSVHPSAPTIPAVLAAAESTGAPADTVLRAVATAVEVTCRLARAAHPATREAGFHNTALAGVLGAAAGVSVVLGLDRADVVSALGVAGSHSGGLFEFLGSGAEVKRLHAGKAARDGLLSAHFARLGVSGPATVLEGTNGYFPAFARGAWRPADLLDGLGEQWALRDTYVKVHPCCRHLHGAIDALLELQAEHDLAAATAVRVETYSVAAAHAHTTFGSFIDAQMSLPFAVAVTLLDGEVGLPQFDEAHRASPAVAALAARVEVVAGAEFDARYPGERPARVTVHRAGRPSLSREVAQPRGEPSRPLDDEELTAKFRLLADPVLGAGRAAEVAAAVWAFDDIAAVMSELSDEQEGKSR; encoded by the coding sequence GTGCATGACGGTTCCGGTGCGACGGCGCAGCTGGCCGAGTGGGTCCACGGCATGCAGCGGGCCACACTGGACGCCGCGGTCGCCCATCAGGCCAGAAGGCTCGTCCTGGACTGCCTCGCGGCCACGATCGCCGGCTCGGCGACGCCGGTGGCGGCCGCGGTCCGCGACCTCGTCGCCGAGATGTACCCGGGCGAGCACGCGCGGGTCGTCGGCGGGGGTCGCGCGTCGGCCGCCGGGGCGGCGCTGGCCAACGGCACCGCGGCGCACGCGCTGGACATCGACGACGGCTACACCCCGGGCTCGGTGCACCCGAGCGCGCCGACGATCCCGGCCGTCCTGGCGGCGGCCGAGAGCACCGGCGCCCCGGCGGACACCGTGCTGCGGGCCGTCGCGACCGCCGTGGAGGTGACCTGCCGGCTGGCCCGCGCCGCCCACCCGGCGACCCGGGAGGCCGGGTTCCACAACACCGCGCTGGCCGGGGTGCTGGGCGCCGCGGCCGGGGTGTCGGTGGTGCTCGGCCTCGACCGGGCCGACGTCGTCTCGGCACTGGGGGTCGCGGGCTCCCACTCGGGCGGGCTGTTCGAGTTCCTGGGCAGCGGCGCCGAGGTCAAGCGGCTGCACGCCGGCAAGGCGGCCCGCGACGGCCTGCTGTCCGCTCACTTCGCCCGGCTGGGCGTCAGCGGCCCGGCGACGGTGCTCGAAGGCACCAACGGCTACTTCCCCGCGTTCGCCCGCGGCGCGTGGCGCCCCGCCGACCTGCTCGACGGGCTCGGCGAGCAGTGGGCGCTGCGGGACACCTACGTCAAGGTCCACCCGTGTTGCCGGCACCTGCACGGCGCGATCGACGCGCTGCTGGAGCTGCAGGCGGAACACGACCTCGCCGCGGCGACGGCGGTGCGCGTCGAGACCTACTCGGTCGCCGCGGCCCACGCGCACACGACGTTCGGCAGCTTCATCGACGCCCAGATGAGCCTGCCCTTCGCCGTGGCGGTGACCCTGCTCGACGGAGAGGTCGGCCTGCCGCAGTTCGACGAGGCCCACCGGGCGTCACCGGCGGTCGCCGCCCTGGCGGCCCGGGTCGAGGTCGTCGCCGGCGCCGAGTTCGACGCCCGCTACCCCGGCGAGCGCCCGGCCCGCGTCACCGTGCACCGCGCCGGGCGGCCGTCGCTGAGCCGTGAGGTCGCCCAGCCGCGCGGCGAACCGAGCCGGCCGCTGGACGACGAAGAACTCACGGCGAAGTTCCGGCTGCTCGCCGATCCGGTCCTGGGCGCCGGGCGCGCGGCCGAGGTGGCCGCCGCTGTGTGGGCGTTCGACGACATCGCCGCCGTCATGTCCGAGCTGTCGGACGAGCAGGAAGGAAAGTCCCGATGA
- a CDS encoding acyl-CoA dehydrogenase family protein encodes MTTSTEDRTAFAESVRAFAHDRLAAGALERAHDPGYPWDIAELLARQGLLGLTVPERDGGQGATLLDAVTAIREVGLVCPKSADVVQAGNFGALRTFAEYADDDQKARFLPGFLAGKTLLGLAMSEPEAGSAVTDLTTSAEPDGDGYVVNGTKIWSTHSVEANVFLVYVRFGPGVGGIGSVLVERGTPGLEIGKPSEYMSGEQWAPLYFDNCRIPAENVLLGPGGFKKQISGFNVERLGNAARSLALGRLAFGIARDHVLQREQFGRTLADFQGVQWKFADMAVALDGADLLLERAAANAADGLPSAYETSVAKLAANQAGFQAADQAMQVMGAMGYSTETLVEYCFRRTRGWMIAGGSLEVLRNRIAEGVLGRRFSQRAPK; translated from the coding sequence ATGACCACCAGCACCGAGGACCGGACGGCGTTCGCCGAGTCGGTCCGCGCGTTCGCCCATGACCGGCTGGCGGCGGGCGCCCTCGAACGGGCGCACGACCCCGGGTACCCGTGGGACATCGCGGAACTGCTGGCGCGGCAGGGCCTCCTCGGGCTCACCGTGCCGGAACGCGACGGTGGCCAGGGCGCCACCCTGCTCGACGCGGTGACGGCCATCCGGGAAGTCGGCCTCGTCTGCCCGAAGAGCGCCGACGTCGTGCAGGCCGGCAACTTCGGGGCGTTGCGGACCTTCGCGGAGTACGCCGACGACGACCAGAAAGCTCGCTTCCTGCCCGGGTTCCTGGCCGGCAAGACGCTGCTGGGCCTGGCGATGAGCGAGCCGGAGGCCGGTTCGGCGGTCACCGACCTGACCACGAGCGCCGAGCCGGACGGCGACGGGTACGTCGTCAACGGCACCAAGATCTGGTCCACCCACAGCGTCGAGGCGAACGTGTTCCTCGTCTACGTCCGCTTCGGACCCGGCGTCGGCGGGATCGGCTCGGTGCTGGTCGAACGCGGCACCCCCGGCCTGGAGATCGGCAAGCCGTCGGAGTACATGAGCGGCGAGCAGTGGGCCCCGCTGTACTTCGACAACTGCCGCATCCCCGCGGAAAACGTGCTGCTGGGTCCCGGCGGCTTCAAGAAGCAGATCAGCGGGTTCAACGTCGAGCGGCTCGGCAATGCCGCGCGCTCGCTCGCCCTGGGCAGGCTGGCGTTCGGCATCGCCCGCGACCACGTGCTGCAGCGCGAGCAGTTCGGCCGCACCCTTGCCGACTTCCAGGGCGTCCAGTGGAAGTTCGCCGACATGGCCGTGGCTTTGGACGGCGCGGACCTGCTGCTGGAGCGTGCCGCGGCCAACGCGGCCGACGGTCTGCCCTCGGCCTACGAGACGTCGGTCGCCAAGCTGGCGGCCAACCAGGCTGGCTTCCAGGCCGCCGACCAGGCCATGCAGGTGATGGGCGCGATGGGCTACAGCACCGAGACTCTGGTCGAGTACTGTTTCCGCCGCACGCGAGGCTGGATGATCGCCGGTGGCTCCCTCGAGGTCCTGCGCAACCGGATCGCCGAGGGCGTGCTGGGCCGCCGGTTCAGCCAGCGGGCCCCGAAGTGA
- a CDS encoding acetate--CoA ligase family protein, with translation MTAELAAALFAPRSVALVGASADPAKASSRPLRFLRRSGFAGAVYPVNTRVTEIDGEPAFPSLDALPEVPEHAFLMTPAAATVDAVRQCGRLGVPVVTVLSGGFAEAGPEGAARQRELVAVARESGTRVVGPSSLGLVNTRTGLTLTANAAFADPDLKQGGIFVASHSGSLIGALLSRGAACSHLVSVGGEADLGIGEICGTAVADPDVTGFLLFLENLRHADGLRTFARAAAAHGKPVLAYKLGRSRAAAELAVSHTGSLAGEDDVAAAFLADCGIARAHTLDGLLEGLPLLARTPVSGGARVGVVTTTGGGAAMVVDQLGVLGIDVAGPTPATLARLADAGAPAAPGVIVDLTLAGTRYAVMSAALDVLLSCGEFDLVVAVVGSSARFEPEVAVRPIVDRADRPGLAAFLVPHAPEALAMLAAAGVPAFRTPESCADATAAALARQAPRSVSPPAPRGTGPVRPLDEAESYAVLAEVGIEAAPHRVLPVDSPDADGLRFPVAVKALSAALGHKSDVGGVVLAVDTAAGVREASARIRADVAARAGVEISAVLVQSMEAGLGEVLVGYRVDPDVGPLVLVAAGGVLTEIYADRSLRPAPVDLDTAHRLLGEVKGIAALRGHRGAPRGDLGALARLVMAVSELAMRGDVVEAEINPVLVRPDGEGVVALDAVVRLRDGSTNGDAA, from the coding sequence GTGACCGCCGAGCTCGCCGCCGCGCTGTTCGCGCCGCGCAGTGTGGCGCTGGTCGGCGCTTCGGCGGATCCCGCGAAGGCGTCGTCGCGGCCGCTGCGGTTCCTGCGGCGCAGCGGGTTCGCCGGCGCCGTCTACCCGGTCAACACCCGGGTCACCGAGATCGACGGCGAGCCGGCCTTCCCCTCGCTCGACGCCCTGCCCGAGGTGCCCGAGCACGCGTTCCTGATGACCCCGGCGGCGGCCACCGTCGACGCCGTCCGGCAGTGCGGCCGGCTGGGCGTGCCCGTGGTGACCGTCCTGTCCGGCGGCTTCGCCGAAGCCGGACCCGAGGGCGCCGCCCGGCAGCGGGAGCTCGTGGCCGTCGCCCGGGAGTCCGGCACCCGCGTCGTCGGACCGAGCAGCCTCGGCCTGGTCAACACCCGCACCGGCCTGACGCTCACCGCCAATGCGGCGTTCGCCGATCCGGACCTGAAGCAGGGCGGCATCTTCGTCGCCTCGCACTCCGGCAGCCTCATCGGCGCCTTGCTGTCCCGTGGCGCCGCGTGTTCCCACCTGGTGTCGGTCGGCGGCGAGGCCGACCTCGGAATCGGCGAGATCTGCGGCACGGCCGTGGCCGACCCGGACGTCACCGGGTTCCTGCTGTTCCTGGAAAACCTCCGCCACGCCGACGGCCTGCGCACCTTCGCCCGGGCGGCCGCGGCCCACGGAAAGCCGGTGCTGGCCTACAAACTGGGCCGCTCCCGCGCCGCGGCCGAGCTGGCCGTGTCCCACACCGGCTCCCTCGCGGGCGAGGACGACGTCGCCGCGGCCTTCCTCGCCGACTGCGGCATCGCCCGCGCCCACACCCTCGACGGCCTGCTCGAAGGACTGCCGCTGCTCGCACGGACACCGGTGTCGGGCGGCGCTCGCGTCGGCGTGGTGACGACCACCGGCGGGGGCGCCGCGATGGTCGTCGACCAGCTGGGCGTGCTGGGCATCGACGTCGCCGGGCCCACGCCGGCCACGCTGGCCCGGCTCGCCGACGCCGGAGCGCCCGCCGCGCCGGGGGTGATCGTCGACCTCACGCTGGCGGGCACCCGGTACGCAGTGATGTCCGCCGCCTTGGATGTGCTGCTGTCCTGCGGTGAGTTCGACCTCGTCGTCGCCGTGGTCGGGTCCTCGGCCCGGTTCGAGCCCGAGGTCGCGGTGCGCCCGATCGTCGACCGCGCCGACCGTCCCGGCCTGGCCGCGTTCCTGGTGCCCCACGCACCGGAGGCCCTCGCGATGCTCGCCGCGGCCGGTGTCCCTGCCTTCCGAACGCCCGAATCCTGCGCCGACGCGACCGCCGCGGCGCTCGCCCGCCAGGCCCCCCGCAGCGTGTCACCGCCCGCGCCCCGCGGGACCGGGCCGGTCCGACCGCTCGACGAGGCCGAGTCGTACGCCGTGCTGGCCGAAGTGGGAATCGAGGCCGCACCCCATCGGGTGCTCCCGGTGGACAGCCCGGACGCGGACGGCCTGCGGTTCCCGGTCGCGGTCAAGGCGTTGTCCGCCGCGCTCGGGCACAAGAGCGACGTCGGTGGCGTGGTGCTGGCGGTGGACACTGCCGCAGGGGTCCGCGAGGCGTCGGCACGGATTCGCGCCGACGTCGCCGCGCGAGCCGGGGTCGAGATTTCCGCGGTGCTGGTGCAGTCGATGGAGGCAGGCCTCGGCGAGGTGCTCGTGGGCTACCGCGTCGACCCGGATGTCGGGCCGCTCGTGCTGGTTGCCGCGGGCGGGGTGCTCACCGAGATCTACGCCGACCGCAGCCTGCGTCCGGCCCCGGTGGACCTCGACACCGCGCATCGCCTGCTCGGCGAGGTGAAGGGCATCGCGGCACTGCGGGGCCATCGTGGCGCCCCACGCGGTGACCTCGGCGCGCTGGCCCGGCTGGTCATGGCGGTGTCGGAACTGGCCATGCGCGGCGACGTCGTCGAAGCCGAGATCAACCCCGTGCTCGTCCGCCCGGACGGCGAAGGCGTCGTCGCGCTCGACGCCGTGGTCCGGTTGCGCGACGGGTCGACGAACGGAGACGCAGCGTGA
- a CDS encoding NAD-dependent succinate-semialdehyde dehydrogenase encodes MIPHPEPRMLIDGRWTRGSGTETRPVENPATGETLADLPVATAADLDEALDAARRAFPGWRRTSPLERSRVLRDGARLIRDRAGDLAMVITLELGKPLAESRAEVLLAAEHLEWAAEEARRSYGLVIPARDPDTVQHTVLEPVGVVAAFAPWNAPAVTPSRKIGGALAAGCSMILKPAEETPTAALMMAAALAEAGLPGGVLNVVFGDPPMIGRHLVTSPTVQAVTFTGSTAVGAELRTLGAPSMTRMTMELGGHAPVLVLADADVESVARSAVPACYRNSGQVCTSPTRFLVHAAVYDRFLSAFVDAVRGRKVGDGRADGVQMGPVATERRLRALTEMTADARARGAVVETGGERIGDTGWFFAPAVLTSVPPHSLAGTVEPFGPLKTVTPFDDLDEALAEANRLPYGLASYAWTADSRAAAHITRELEAGSVAVNSWRPSLPETPFGGFHLSGVGTEGGAEGLRGFQRLKYVSRS; translated from the coding sequence GTGATCCCCCACCCCGAACCCCGGATGCTCATCGACGGCCGCTGGACCCGGGGATCCGGGACGGAAACCCGCCCGGTCGAGAACCCGGCAACCGGCGAAACCCTCGCCGACCTACCGGTCGCCACCGCCGCGGACCTCGACGAGGCCCTGGACGCCGCGCGCCGGGCGTTCCCCGGCTGGCGCCGGACCTCCCCGCTCGAGCGGAGCCGGGTGCTGCGCGACGGCGCCCGGCTGATCCGCGACCGGGCCGGCGACCTGGCCATGGTCATCACCCTCGAGCTGGGCAAGCCCCTGGCCGAGTCGCGCGCGGAGGTCCTGCTGGCCGCCGAGCACCTCGAATGGGCGGCCGAAGAGGCCCGCCGCTCGTACGGCCTGGTCATCCCGGCGCGTGATCCGGACACCGTGCAGCACACCGTGCTCGAACCGGTCGGCGTGGTCGCGGCGTTCGCGCCGTGGAACGCGCCGGCGGTGACGCCGTCGCGCAAGATCGGCGGCGCGCTGGCCGCTGGGTGCTCGATGATCCTCAAACCGGCCGAGGAAACCCCGACGGCGGCGCTGATGATGGCCGCGGCGCTGGCGGAAGCCGGGCTCCCCGGCGGCGTGCTCAACGTGGTGTTCGGCGACCCGCCGATGATCGGGCGCCACCTGGTGACCTCGCCGACCGTGCAGGCGGTCACCTTCACCGGCTCCACCGCGGTCGGCGCCGAACTGCGGACGCTGGGCGCCCCATCGATGACCCGGATGACCATGGAGCTCGGCGGGCATGCGCCGGTCCTGGTGCTCGCCGACGCCGACGTCGAGTCGGTCGCGCGGTCGGCCGTGCCGGCGTGCTACCGCAACTCCGGCCAGGTGTGTACCTCCCCCACCCGGTTCCTCGTCCACGCCGCCGTGTACGACCGGTTCCTGTCCGCGTTCGTCGACGCGGTCCGCGGCCGCAAGGTCGGCGACGGCCGGGCCGACGGTGTCCAGATGGGACCGGTCGCGACCGAACGGCGGCTGCGGGCGCTGACCGAAATGACGGCCGACGCGCGCGCTCGCGGCGCCGTCGTGGAGACCGGCGGCGAGCGGATCGGCGACACCGGGTGGTTCTTCGCCCCGGCCGTGCTGACGTCGGTGCCGCCGCATTCCCTCGCCGGCACGGTCGAGCCGTTCGGCCCGCTGAAGACCGTGACCCCGTTCGACGACCTGGACGAGGCACTGGCGGAAGCGAACCGGCTGCCGTACGGCTTGGCGTCGTACGCGTGGACTGCCGACTCACGCGCGGCGGCGCACATCACGCGTGAGCTGGAAGCCGGGTCAGTGGCGGTCAACAGCTGGCGGCCCTCTCTGCCGGAAACCCCGTTCGGTGGCTTCCACCTCAGCGGCGTCGGCACCGAGGGCGGGGCGGAGGGCCTGCGCGGCTTCCAGCGGCTCAAGTACGTGAGCCGGAGCTGA